Proteins found in one uncultured Desulfuromonas sp. genomic segment:
- a CDS encoding cytochrome c — MKKTLFVTLCIFCLVAFSSSAFAARGWRAGKKTYKSVCMSCHKRGGEAQRLKLNQWSKAKWTKYFAEEKKGKHEGPWGQLTDEEKDNLLKYFHKYAKDDHTRLGCG, encoded by the coding sequence ATGAAAAAAACGCTGTTCGTCACACTGTGTATCTTTTGCCTGGTTGCTTTTTCCAGCTCCGCATTTGCCGCTAGGGGCTGGCGCGCCGGTAAAAAAACGTACAAATCGGTCTGTATGAGCTGCCACAAGCGGGGCGGTGAGGCGCAACGGCTCAAATTGAATCAGTGGAGTAAAGCGAAGTGGACCAAGTATTTTGCTGAAGAAAAAAAGGGTAAGCATGAAGGCCCTTGGGGCCAGTTAACGGATGAGGAAAAAGACAACCTTCTGAAATACTTTCATAAATATGCTAAAGACGATCATACCCGTCTCGGTTGTGGTTAA
- a CDS encoding integration host factor subunit alpha — translation MTKADLVENVYFKTGFSKKESAEIVETVFELMKDTLEDGDKIKIAGFGNFVVKQKATRRGRNPQTGEEIEISSRKILTFKPSQVLKTAINEGD, via the coding sequence ATGACAAAAGCGGATCTTGTGGAAAATGTATATTTCAAGACAGGTTTTTCTAAGAAGGAATCCGCTGAGATTGTTGAAACGGTTTTCGAGCTGATGAAAGACACGCTTGAAGATGGCGATAAAATTAAAATCGCCGGTTTTGGCAATTTTGTTGTAAAGCAGAAGGCCACACGTCGGGGTCGTAACCCACAGACCGGTGAAGAGATCGAGATCAGCTCACGCAAGATTCTCACCTTCAAACCGAGTCAAGTACTAAAGACAGCGATTAACGAAGGGGACTGA
- the rplT gene encoding 50S ribosomal protein L20 — MPRVKRGFKARRRRNKVLKLAKGYRGARSKLFRSATEAVDRALNYAYRDRRVKKRDFRALWIARINAAARLNGLNYSRLVYGLKQAEIGLDRKVLAEIAVTDPAAFTAVVEKAKAQIQ, encoded by the coding sequence ATGCCGAGAGTAAAAAGAGGTTTCAAAGCGAGACGTAGACGTAACAAGGTTCTTAAACTGGCCAAAGGTTATCGTGGCGCACGCAGTAAGCTGTTTCGCAGTGCCACCGAAGCCGTTGACCGGGCCCTGAATTATGCCTACCGTGACCGCCGTGTCAAAAAGCGGGACTTCCGCGCCTTATGGATTGCCCGTATTAACGCAGCGGCACGCCTGAATGGTCTGAACTACAGCCGACTGGTTTATGGTCTTAAGCAGGCTGAAATTGGCCTTGACCGCAAAGTGCTTGCCGAGATTGCAGTAACGGATCCCGCTGCATTCACTGCCGTAGTAGAAAAAGCCAAGGCTCAGATCCAGTAA
- the pheS gene encoding phenylalanine--tRNA ligase subunit alpha — protein MKEKLEAMLTVAKQELADAVDETALQDVRVRFLGKKGELTAIMKGMGGLSSDERPVVGAVANRVKDELSAQFDQRLTVLKQQAIVQKLANEKIDVSLPGRRSLVGSKHPVTLVVEELVEIFSSLGFCVAEGPEVEQDFYNFEALNIPKDHPARDMQDTFYINDDVVLRTHTSPVQIRSMIKQEPPVRVIAPGTVYRRDSDITHSPMFHQIEGFMVDENITFGDLKGILTTFIHECFGKSVGVRFRPSFFPFTEPSAEVDIQCVICGGKGCRVCKNSGWLEILGSGMIDPEVFKSVNYDSERYSGFAFGMGLERIAMLKYGVNDLRLFFENDVRFLRQF, from the coding sequence ATGAAGGAAAAACTCGAAGCAATGTTGACCGTAGCGAAGCAGGAACTTGCTGATGCTGTGGATGAAACGGCTCTCCAGGATGTCCGTGTTCGGTTCTTGGGTAAAAAAGGTGAATTGACTGCCATCATGAAAGGGATGGGGGGCTTGTCTTCCGACGAACGCCCGGTTGTCGGTGCCGTTGCCAACCGAGTCAAGGATGAATTGTCCGCACAATTCGACCAGCGCCTTACGGTGTTGAAACAACAGGCCATTGTACAAAAGCTGGCCAATGAAAAGATCGATGTTTCACTGCCCGGTCGCCGCAGTTTGGTCGGTTCAAAACATCCTGTTACCCTGGTTGTCGAAGAGTTGGTCGAGATTTTTTCCTCGTTAGGTTTCTGTGTCGCCGAAGGCCCTGAGGTTGAGCAGGATTTCTATAATTTTGAAGCGTTGAATATTCCTAAGGATCATCCTGCTCGGGATATGCAGGATACATTTTATATTAACGACGACGTGGTTCTGAGAACCCACACCTCGCCTGTTCAGATCCGTTCAATGATTAAACAGGAGCCTCCTGTGCGCGTTATCGCCCCAGGAACGGTCTATCGCCGTGATTCCGATATTACCCACAGTCCGATGTTCCACCAGATTGAAGGCTTTATGGTGGATGAAAATATCACTTTTGGCGATCTGAAGGGAATCCTGACCACGTTTATTCATGAGTGCTTTGGCAAGTCGGTAGGCGTCCGTTTTCGTCCGTCCTTTTTCCCGTTTACCGAGCCCAGCGCTGAAGTGGATATCCAGTGTGTGATTTGTGGGGGAAAAGGGTGCCGTGTGTGTAAAAATTCGGGTTGGTTGGAAATTCTTGGCAGCGGCATGATTGATCCCGAAGTCTTCAAATCCGTGAATTATGATTCTGAGCGTTACAGCGGGTTCGCCTTTGGTATGGGGCTGGAGCGGATTGCCATGTTGAAGTATGGCGTCAACGATTTGCGCTTGTTCTTTGAAAACGATGTGCGCTTTTTGCGCCAGTTTTAA
- a CDS encoding methyl-accepting chemotaxis protein codes for MAKTAAKPLTIKKITGRSITSLSFLVVLVLAMSVGVYYYLTNQAKLQTDENIAQLSLTDELTRGFSRLQVLEGNMTLAAIKNDPDEFDRRSEAVLDHLMALQDLLDRLEAYAETQRLEFQRMTETLSVIFSEVSVDLEEGMVQLEEGASVRSLAPMYARYNQNVRELDDDVSQLRKMIVKQIRLNHQLKDQDRIYYGGAAASLLLLLLFIMLSTHWNNRMVVSLRELRNSIERINLGDFSEVDIKPKDEIAATALMFNQTLEQYKDAIIADSERESTQLNLINFLEVVSEAADGDLSLKAPVTADAFGSIADAYNLMIESLSDLLQDTRQNAQDVGKQTKNLIQIFSEMEMGADTQSDQVEKAIEAVRSSALAAKDISEKASQAQETSNQVDVVTARGSNLVTDNIEGMQLIRVTVQVINKKMKSLSERLLEIGTISQLISEIATRTTILAMNASIEASRAGEQGRGFLVISDEIKRLADKSAEATKQINGVIKSIQTEAGEVTASLEEETKTVEVQTRLAQDTGEAFHAIQEAIQQSKGVVTEISTLSSKQLEMTNNVEQSMEKVSEISELTLKQVKDSAAITTGLTEQSTVLLSSVDTFHLAEDE; via the coding sequence ATGGCGAAAACTGCTGCTAAGCCACTAACGATTAAAAAGATTACGGGTCGAAGTATTACTTCGTTGTCCTTTCTGGTCGTGCTGGTCCTGGCGATGAGTGTGGGTGTGTACTATTACCTGACCAACCAGGCCAAGCTTCAAACGGATGAAAATATCGCTCAGCTGTCCTTGACCGATGAGCTGACACGTGGTTTTTCACGCTTGCAGGTTCTTGAAGGTAATATGACTCTGGCCGCCATCAAGAATGATCCGGACGAATTTGACAGGCGTTCTGAAGCTGTTCTTGATCATCTCATGGCATTGCAGGATCTGCTTGACAGGTTGGAAGCCTATGCGGAAACGCAACGCCTTGAATTTCAGCGCATGACTGAGACACTGAGCGTTATTTTCTCTGAAGTTTCCGTTGATCTTGAAGAGGGAATGGTGCAATTGGAGGAGGGGGCTTCAGTGAGAAGTCTTGCTCCGATGTATGCGCGTTATAATCAGAACGTGCGTGAACTGGATGATGATGTTTCCCAGCTGCGTAAAATGATTGTCAAACAGATCCGACTTAATCATCAACTCAAGGATCAAGACCGCATCTATTATGGTGGTGCTGCAGCGTCACTGTTACTGTTGCTGCTGTTCATTATGTTGTCTACCCATTGGAACAACCGGATGGTTGTTTCGCTGCGTGAATTGCGCAACAGCATTGAGCGCATTAATTTGGGAGACTTCTCTGAGGTTGACATTAAGCCAAAAGATGAAATTGCTGCCACGGCTTTGATGTTTAATCAGACCTTGGAGCAGTACAAAGACGCCATTATTGCCGATTCCGAACGTGAGTCCACCCAGCTTAATCTGATCAACTTTCTTGAAGTTGTTAGCGAGGCTGCTGATGGTGACTTGTCGCTCAAAGCTCCGGTTACGGCGGATGCTTTCGGCTCGATTGCCGACGCGTATAACCTGATGATCGAAAGTTTGTCGGACCTGCTTCAGGACACACGTCAAAATGCTCAGGACGTAGGAAAACAGACCAAGAATCTGATCCAGATTTTCTCCGAAATGGAGATGGGGGCTGACACGCAGTCCGATCAGGTTGAAAAGGCTATCGAGGCAGTCCGGAGTTCCGCCCTTGCTGCAAAGGATATCTCTGAAAAGGCTTCCCAGGCGCAAGAAACATCCAACCAGGTTGACGTCGTTACCGCACGTGGTAGCAATCTGGTTACCGATAACATCGAAGGGATGCAGTTAATTCGTGTCACCGTACAGGTGATCAACAAGAAGATGAAATCGCTTTCCGAACGTCTGCTGGAAATCGGTACAATTTCCCAATTGATCTCTGAAATTGCGACACGTACCACCATCTTGGCGATGAACGCCTCAATCGAGGCCTCCCGTGCCGGTGAACAAGGTCGAGGCTTCTTGGTTATCTCCGATGAGATTAAACGTCTGGCTGACAAATCGGCAGAAGCGACCAAGCAGATTAATGGTGTTATCAAATCGATCCAGACGGAGGCGGGTGAAGTCACAGCGTCACTGGAAGAAGAAACCAAAACTGTTGAAGTTCAGACACGACTTGCTCAAGATACCGGCGAGGCCTTCCATGCGATCCAGGAAGCCATTCAGCAGTCAAAAGGCGTTGTCACCGAGATTTCAACGTTATCGTCCAAGCAGCTAGAGATGACAAATAACGTTGAGCAGTCCATGGAAAAAGTGTCTGAAATTTCAGAGTTGACATTGAAACAGGTTAAAGATTCTGCAGCCATTACAACCGGACTGACAGAACAGTCAACTGTTCTTCTTAGTTCTGTTGATACGTTCCACCTGGCTGAGGATGAGTAA
- the rpmI gene encoding 50S ribosomal protein L35 yields the protein MPKIKTNRGAAKRFRKTGTGKIRRNKAFTSHILTKKTTKRKRDLRHGTIVDAADHKNISCLIPYK from the coding sequence ATGCCCAAAATTAAAACTAACCGTGGTGCTGCAAAGCGCTTTCGTAAAACCGGAACCGGAAAAATCCGTCGCAATAAGGCGTTTACCAGCCATATTCTGACCAAAAAGACCACCAAGCGTAAGCGTGATTTGCGTCACGGCACGATTGTCGATGCCGCGGATCATAAAAATATCAGTTGCCTGATTCCTTACAAATAG
- the pheT gene encoding phenylalanine--tRNA ligase subunit beta has protein sequence MNVTYKWLKEFVDFDLDGDQLSHQLTMAGLEVDYMEHLGAGLDSVIVAQLDQVEAHPDADKLTMCQVNTGTEVIPVVCGAKNHKQGDLIALAQVGTVLPGDFKIKKSKIRGAVSQGMLCSEKELGLAEESEGILILPQGLTLGTPVFDALGLKDIRYEIGLTPNRADCLSVAGVAREVAAMVGKSMTLPEVAPVEEAEEKIETLTSVTIEDADGCPRYMARLIQGVKIGPSPEWLVRRLESVGQRSINNVVDVTNYLLMELGHPLHAFDFGSLRGQRIIVKRAAEGESFVTLDGQTRALQSNDMVICDAEGSVALAGVMGGENSEVEDDTVDVLLESAYFDPISIRRTSKRLGIHSEASHRFERGADIDTVPVALERATALIQQLAGGQVAKGAIDTCPEALEKRSVAITVNKTNRLLGLDLSLPQIDALLRSIELETTPLDGGDEGLQVAIPMSRHDLEREVDLIEEVARLNGYDNIPVTMPASRVVHRRKETQQSFVTQLRNAMVAQGAREIINYSFVSPASWDKIQLEQDDPRRTNVRILNPLTEEQSVMRTSLVPSMLEVVSRNLAYRSDDLRLFELRPVFNVVADQDQPCEVVNLCAILTGRREVEGWSQQDGAVDFFDLKGLVEVVGQQLNLSSLQVEADACQSYLHPGKSCRLYSGKKRIGVMGEVHPVVQDAYDINQPVFLVELDVPAMIAGRAQATCFQQISRFPDVYRDSAILIGDEVSADQVLKVIGSVKVKNLDDVVLFDLYSGKGIPEGKKSLAFRVRYRSTEKTLTDDEINKMHAKIVKSLEKNLGAEIR, from the coding sequence ATGAATGTTACATATAAATGGTTAAAAGAGTTTGTCGATTTCGATCTGGATGGTGACCAGTTGTCACACCAACTGACCATGGCTGGTTTGGAAGTCGATTACATGGAGCACCTTGGCGCCGGGCTGGATAGTGTCATCGTTGCTCAGCTCGATCAGGTCGAGGCTCACCCTGATGCAGATAAACTGACCATGTGTCAGGTGAATACCGGCACAGAGGTTATTCCTGTGGTCTGTGGGGCTAAAAATCACAAACAGGGTGATCTGATCGCCCTGGCCCAGGTTGGGACGGTTTTACCCGGTGACTTTAAAATTAAAAAATCAAAGATTCGCGGGGCGGTTTCCCAAGGGATGCTGTGTTCTGAAAAGGAGCTGGGCCTGGCCGAGGAATCGGAAGGTATTTTGATCCTTCCTCAGGGGTTGACGCTTGGAACTCCGGTTTTTGACGCTCTCGGACTCAAAGATATTCGCTACGAAATCGGTTTGACGCCAAATCGAGCCGATTGCCTCAGTGTTGCTGGTGTGGCCCGAGAAGTTGCAGCCATGGTTGGAAAATCCATGACGCTGCCGGAAGTGGCGCCGGTTGAAGAGGCAGAAGAAAAGATTGAAACGCTGACTTCTGTGACCATTGAGGATGCAGATGGTTGCCCTCGCTATATGGCGCGACTCATTCAGGGGGTCAAGATTGGTCCTTCACCGGAGTGGTTGGTGCGACGTCTTGAATCTGTTGGGCAGCGTTCAATCAATAACGTTGTCGATGTGACGAATTATCTGCTGATGGAGCTGGGGCATCCTCTCCACGCCTTTGATTTCGGTTCGTTGCGCGGTCAGCGTATTATTGTCAAGCGTGCTGCAGAGGGTGAATCTTTTGTTACTCTGGATGGCCAAACCCGTGCTCTTCAGAGTAATGATATGGTCATTTGTGATGCTGAGGGGTCCGTGGCTCTGGCTGGCGTCATGGGAGGTGAGAATTCCGAGGTCGAGGATGATACCGTTGATGTGTTGCTGGAAAGTGCTTACTTTGATCCGATTTCGATCCGTCGCACCAGCAAGCGGTTGGGGATTCATTCCGAGGCGTCTCACCGCTTTGAGCGTGGTGCGGATATTGACACCGTTCCCGTAGCGCTTGAACGCGCCACGGCGTTGATTCAGCAATTGGCAGGTGGCCAGGTCGCTAAAGGCGCGATCGATACCTGTCCCGAGGCGCTTGAAAAACGGTCTGTTGCCATCACTGTAAACAAGACAAACCGTCTGCTGGGTCTGGATTTGAGTCTGCCGCAAATTGATGCATTGCTGCGCTCCATCGAACTGGAGACAACACCATTAGACGGAGGGGACGAAGGCTTGCAGGTTGCTATTCCCATGTCCCGCCACGATCTGGAGCGCGAAGTTGATCTGATTGAAGAGGTGGCGCGTCTCAATGGTTATGACAACATTCCGGTGACGATGCCGGCAAGCCGTGTGGTGCACCGTCGTAAAGAAACACAGCAAAGTTTTGTTACGCAGTTGCGCAATGCCATGGTGGCCCAAGGCGCGCGCGAAATTATCAACTATTCCTTTGTTTCACCCGCATCCTGGGATAAAATTCAGCTGGAGCAGGATGATCCGCGACGCACCAATGTTCGTATCCTCAATCCGTTGACAGAAGAACAGTCCGTGATGCGAACCAGCCTGGTTCCGAGCATGTTGGAGGTTGTGTCACGAAATCTGGCTTATCGAAGCGATGATTTGCGCCTGTTTGAGTTGCGCCCGGTATTTAATGTTGTCGCCGACCAGGATCAGCCGTGCGAAGTTGTTAACCTCTGCGCCATATTAACTGGTCGCCGCGAGGTGGAAGGCTGGTCGCAGCAGGATGGTGCCGTTGACTTCTTTGATCTTAAGGGACTTGTTGAAGTTGTCGGCCAACAGTTGAATCTGTCCTCATTGCAGGTTGAGGCAGATGCGTGTCAAAGTTATCTGCACCCGGGAAAATCATGTCGCCTTTACAGTGGTAAAAAACGCATTGGCGTTATGGGCGAAGTTCATCCCGTTGTTCAGGATGCCTATGATATCAATCAACCGGTTTTCCTGGTCGAGTTGGATGTCCCGGCTATGATTGCCGGTCGAGCACAGGCGACCTGTTTTCAGCAAATCTCGCGTTTCCCTGATGTCTATCGTGACAGCGCAATTCTCATTGGCGATGAGGTCTCAGCCGATCAGGTTCTCAAGGTGATTGGTTCGGTTAAAGTGAAAAATTTAGATGACGTTGTGCTGTTTGATCTGTACAGTGGAAAAGGTATTCCCGAAGGGAAGAAGAGTCTGGCTTTCAGGGTCCGTTATCGTTCTACCGAAAAAACTCTCACCGATGACGAAATTAATAAAATGCACGCCAAGATCGTAAAGTCATTAGAGAAAAATCTTGGTGCGGAGATCAGATAG
- a CDS encoding AMP-binding protein — MSTIIELIQSSCQKHPNATALREKKNKRWQTLTYADLWRESDKVAAGLDQLGISQNNHIALLAPSSMCWITTYLGVLKQGGVVIPIDKELKQNELRHVLIDSEVNVVFTVESYVEDLLELRKNLTDLQHIVVMDNTLNRRGQASETFAIIGDLITEWHSLVNTLNIPREQAEKLELLANKTHQLLTSASPTLSNSEAPDLFSPGANLMKDALKKGVLLDYDQFIKNSTIEPAPITAEDTAVILYTSGTTGRSKGAILSHGNITSNVKDLIPHFQLDQRIHTLSFLPINHVFEQVCGILLPLALGGTISFAESLKKLGENLAEVKPTFLLGVPAVYRIFLDRIMKGINSKKVSKALYSLPLTRTVVAKKVRETLGAGTIFVSGGAALDPAVAAQFKELDIQIYQGYGITETSPVITAEQPGKMRLGTVGRPLSSVQVKIADPNDEGVGEILCKGPNVMKGYYKNADATNEVLVDGWYHTGDMGKIDSDGYLSICGRVKNLIVTPNGKNVYPEEIENELLNSPFIQEVMIYGHKVSPTAEEVHAQIYPDQEVIDSYAQEQGLYPLEHKAVEGLIRDEVLKIGKQLADYKRVKRFTLREDEFPKTTTRKIKRFVVEADISATE, encoded by the coding sequence GTGAGTACAATCATTGAACTAATCCAATCCAGCTGTCAGAAACATCCCAACGCCACCGCACTGCGCGAAAAAAAAAATAAACGTTGGCAAACCCTTACCTATGCCGACCTTTGGCGAGAATCGGACAAAGTCGCTGCCGGTCTTGATCAACTGGGGATCAGTCAGAACAACCATATCGCGTTGCTGGCGCCCTCTTCCATGTGCTGGATCACCACTTATCTCGGCGTTCTTAAACAGGGCGGTGTCGTCATCCCCATTGACAAGGAACTTAAACAGAACGAGTTGCGACATGTTCTTATCGACAGTGAGGTCAATGTCGTTTTCACCGTAGAAAGTTACGTTGAGGATCTGCTTGAACTCCGTAAGAACTTGACCGATCTGCAACACATTGTTGTGATGGACAACACGTTAAATCGTCGCGGGCAAGCCTCTGAGACATTTGCCATTATTGGTGACCTAATCACCGAATGGCACTCGCTGGTTAATACATTGAACATACCGCGCGAACAGGCGGAGAAACTTGAACTTCTGGCCAACAAAACCCACCAGCTTCTCACCTCGGCTTCTCCAACTCTGAGCAACAGTGAAGCTCCAGACCTGTTTTCACCGGGCGCCAACCTGATGAAAGACGCTTTGAAAAAAGGGGTTCTGCTCGATTATGACCAGTTCATCAAGAACAGTACCATTGAACCAGCACCCATCACCGCCGAAGATACGGCCGTGATTCTTTACACCTCCGGAACTACAGGGCGATCCAAGGGCGCAATCCTCAGCCATGGCAACATCACATCCAATGTCAAGGATCTAATCCCCCATTTCCAACTGGATCAACGCATTCACACGTTGTCGTTCTTACCGATCAATCATGTATTTGAGCAAGTGTGCGGCATCCTGCTCCCCCTGGCTCTGGGAGGAACCATCTCTTTTGCCGAATCATTAAAGAAACTCGGAGAAAACCTTGCCGAAGTCAAGCCCACCTTCCTGCTGGGCGTACCGGCAGTTTATCGGATTTTCCTCGACCGCATCATGAAAGGGATCAATAGCAAAAAGGTGTCCAAAGCATTGTACTCTCTGCCGTTGACCCGCACTGTCGTGGCTAAGAAGGTTCGCGAGACTCTCGGCGCTGGAACGATTTTTGTCAGTGGCGGAGCAGCACTTGATCCTGCCGTCGCCGCCCAGTTCAAGGAGCTGGACATCCAGATTTACCAAGGCTACGGCATCACCGAAACCTCACCGGTTATCACAGCAGAACAACCCGGAAAAATGCGTCTCGGAACTGTTGGTCGTCCCCTGTCATCGGTTCAGGTTAAAATTGCCGACCCCAACGATGAGGGCGTCGGCGAGATCCTTTGTAAAGGGCCCAATGTCATGAAGGGCTACTACAAAAACGCCGACGCAACCAATGAAGTGCTCGTCGACGGCTGGTACCATACCGGAGATATGGGCAAAATTGATTCCGATGGCTATCTGAGCATCTGTGGCCGGGTTAAAAATTTGATCGTTACCCCGAACGGCAAGAATGTTTACCCCGAGGAAATTGAGAACGAACTGCTCAACAGCCCGTTTATCCAGGAAGTTATGATCTATGGACACAAAGTCAGCCCAACGGCTGAAGAAGTTCATGCACAAATCTATCCGGATCAGGAAGTGATAGACAGTTATGCTCAGGAGCAGGGCCTCTACCCTCTGGAGCATAAAGCGGTTGAGGGTTTGATTCGCGATGAAGTTTTAAAGATTGGCAAACAACTGGCCGACTACAAACGTGTTAAACGGTTCACCTTGCGTGAAGATGAATTCCCTAAAACAACCACACGCAAAATCAAGCGGTTTGTGGTTGAAGCCGACATTTCTGCAACTGAATAA
- the infC gene encoding translation initiation factor IF-3 translates to MAKQETNINRSIRAREVRVVDDEGEQLGVMSLDDALGAAADRGLDLVEVSPNAKPPVCRIMDYGKYKYQLQKRAAEAKKKAARVEVKEVKLRPKTEIHDFNVKVKNVRRFLDAGNKVKVTIMFRGREVTHPEFGRELLQRVADEVADIGVVEFFPSMQGRFMHMVMAPNKK, encoded by the coding sequence ATAGCTAAGCAAGAAACAAATATTAATCGGTCAATCCGGGCACGGGAAGTTCGGGTTGTGGATGATGAAGGCGAACAGCTCGGAGTTATGTCTCTGGACGATGCTCTGGGGGCTGCGGCAGATCGTGGATTGGACCTTGTTGAGGTTTCTCCCAATGCCAAGCCACCCGTGTGTCGCATTATGGACTATGGCAAGTACAAGTATCAGCTGCAAAAACGTGCTGCCGAAGCCAAGAAAAAAGCGGCTCGAGTTGAAGTAAAAGAAGTCAAGCTTCGTCCGAAGACGGAAATCCATGATTTCAACGTCAAGGTGAAGAATGTTCGTCGTTTTCTTGATGCTGGCAACAAGGTCAAAGTTACGATCATGTTTCGTGGTCGTGAGGTGACACATCCCGAGTTCGGCCGCGAACTCCTCCAACGCGTGGCTGATGAAGTTGCTGATATCGGTGTAGTTGAATTTTTCCCCAGTATGCAGGGGCGGTTCATGCATATGGTGATGGCACCAAACAAGAAATAA
- the thrS gene encoding threonine--tRNA ligase: protein MAQIAIQLPDGSKREYPAGVTSMEIAQSIGEGLARQTVAAKVDGELVDVQKEIVKDAQVELITLSSDEGLEVYRHTAAHVMAQAVKDLFGKDVQVTIGPAVKDGFYYDFYCENHTFTPEDFERIEARMKEVIKENLPIVRSEMSSDDAIALFKEMGEDFKVELIEDLGADTVSLYRQGDFVDLCRGPHLPSTGKLKAFKLTSVAGAYWRGDEKREMLQRIYATAFPDKKQLKKHLERLEEARKRDHRKLGRELDLFSFSEEAGAGLVIWHPKGAMLRTVIEDFERREHLRRGYDIVQGPQILRTDLWKTSGHYENYRENMYFTEVDEQGFGIKPMNCLAHMLIYKSKMRSYRDLPQRYFELGTVHRHEKSGVLHGLTRVRGFTQDDAHILCAPEQLDGEIKGVLSFVQDVMGIFGFEFEMELSTRPEKSIGSDEDWTRATDALLGALKDTGLPYDINEGDGAFYGPKIDIKLKDALDRYWQCATIQCDFTLPERFDLNYVGTDGEKHRPVMVHRVILGSIERFIGILIEHFSGNFPLWISPVQAVVINVTDSQLEYTQKVTDHLRNAGVRVQSDVRNEKLGFKIREAQMQKIPYMLVIGDKEMEQGTVTPRFRNGDNLEPMTPEQFCKFVQEESTKYH from the coding sequence ATGGCCCAGATTGCGATTCAGTTGCCCGATGGTTCCAAGCGTGAGTATCCCGCTGGTGTAACGTCCATGGAAATTGCTCAGTCCATTGGTGAAGGACTGGCACGACAAACGGTTGCCGCGAAGGTTGACGGTGAGCTGGTTGATGTTCAAAAAGAGATCGTCAAAGACGCTCAGGTGGAACTGATTACGCTTTCGAGTGATGAGGGCTTGGAAGTTTATCGCCATACGGCAGCTCATGTCATGGCCCAAGCTGTTAAAGATCTGTTCGGTAAAGATGTTCAGGTCACGATTGGTCCGGCCGTTAAAGATGGTTTTTATTACGATTTTTATTGTGAAAATCATACCTTTACTCCCGAAGATTTTGAGCGTATCGAAGCACGGATGAAAGAGGTGATTAAGGAAAATCTGCCGATTGTCCGTTCTGAGATGAGCAGTGATGACGCCATTGCCCTGTTTAAAGAGATGGGGGAGGATTTCAAGGTTGAATTGATTGAAGATTTGGGCGCTGATACGGTTTCTTTATATCGGCAAGGAGATTTTGTCGACCTGTGTCGCGGTCCGCATTTGCCCAGTACCGGAAAACTCAAAGCATTCAAATTGACCAGTGTTGCCGGTGCCTATTGGCGCGGTGACGAAAAACGCGAGATGCTGCAACGTATTTACGCCACGGCCTTTCCCGACAAGAAACAGCTTAAAAAACATCTGGAGCGTCTGGAAGAGGCGCGAAAGCGCGATCATCGTAAGCTCGGCCGCGAACTGGATCTGTTCTCCTTTAGTGAGGAAGCTGGCGCTGGTCTGGTGATCTGGCATCCCAAAGGAGCTATGCTGCGTACGGTCATTGAGGATTTTGAGCGCCGTGAACATCTGCGACGTGGTTATGACATTGTTCAAGGCCCGCAAATATTGCGCACTGATTTGTGGAAGACGTCAGGACATTACGAGAATTACCGTGAAAACATGTATTTTACGGAGGTTGATGAACAGGGCTTTGGCATTAAGCCGATGAACTGCCTGGCGCATATGCTGATCTACAAAAGTAAGATGCGTTCCTACCGTGATCTGCCGCAACGCTATTTTGAGTTGGGGACAGTGCACCGTCATGAAAAATCCGGTGTTCTGCATGGGCTGACTCGAGTGCGTGGCTTTACTCAGGATGACGCACATATTCTGTGTGCTCCCGAGCAGCTGGATGGCGAGATCAAAGGAGTGCTCTCCTTTGTTCAGGATGTCATGGGCATCTTTGGCTTTGAGTTTGAAATGGAGCTCTCTACCCGCCCGGAAAAATCCATCGGCAGTGATGAGGATTGGACTCGGGCAACCGATGCTTTGCTCGGAGCGCTAAAGGATACCGGCCTGCCTTATGATATCAATGAAGGGGATGGCGCATTTTATGGTCCGAAGATCGACATTAAGCTAAAGGACGCCCTTGACAGGTATTGGCAGTGTGCTACAATCCAGTGCGATTTTACGCTACCTGAGCGATTTGACCTCAATTATGTCGGTACGGACGGAGAAAAACATCGGCCTGTGATGGTTCATCGAGTCATACTGGGTTCGATTGAGCGCTTTATCGGCATTCTGATTGAGCATTTTTCAGGAAATTTTCCATTGTGGATTTCTCCGGTTCAAGCTGTTGTCATCAATGTGACGGATAGCCAACTGGAGTATACTCAGAAGGTTACTGACCATCTGCGAAATGCAGGTGTGCGTGTGCAGTCTGATGTGCGTAATGAAAAATTGGGCTTCAAAATTCGTGAAGCTCAAATGCAGAAAATTCCTTATATGCTGGTCATTGGGGATAAGGAGATGGAGCAGGGTACTGTCACCCCTCGTTTCCGCAACGGAGACAATCTCGAACCGATGACTCCGGAACAGTTCTGTAAATTTGTGCAGGAAGAAAGTACGAAATATCATTAG